Proteins found in one Halogeometricum rufum genomic segment:
- a CDS encoding putative baseplate assembly protein — protein MTDSETPTIDGRRRAALRAAAAERARSYTPAWDPDEGDVGTAVLDLFAEITEDVLERVDRAPEKHRFAFFDALAFDRDPPQPAKLPLVFDVAPGLDANVGITPGTQALAPPPGEGSEITFEIPDGAGFEATPARLDSVVSVSPADDAIFVHHDALADEAETKLFTGANRQEHLLYVGHANFFELSTDTEFEVTVEGVGTGAFESLGCQFFGVKEVGGEEVEGWHSLGETVDGTVETADLSDGAEDGVRIRFKLSEAEAEAFAATTLPTDELRLVGAEAEAAAAEAEAAESPPVTDVETMWIRFVGPPTLGDALFEASVSKLTLSLVESDTGVKPQMLLANDVPLSTTGPIRPFGEMPLPLDTFYIASDEAFSKTETPVELGFETTDRPSLADLAPPDYSWEYWNGSGWARLELSERKEEVGEGAVRFVVPEDAAATSVSGHEHHWIRVRLLEDNPIRFRQKKDDQGNPVDPEEWEMIHDAVPEFTGLAISYPEPTAAEEAVSSKAKEPDHVVAFNNRGYGADEAKGLSAETQATAIRPFRRLPEARTAEPTEVLYLGFDGPLDDGPIQLLYSAADKPYPVPFYPRARWEFCEDPASGTWTQLDAEDGTEGLLQRGIVSLAFPEATEAFERFGRVRHWIRARLVGDPFDVTVTENAAVPGDDPPDEESAIQMLVDRTENVVVLENRGAKRFNLERFSLSVGPDSPSSDLAASLGPNESIAVSISRPTGAVELYTPDWESVPVSVRYEERAIDTVDTTAERSLQEESAVDGAFETPKPTPEPTPTPCESLSPRLLETATEATRDPPSLRGIYPNAGWAYNVVTVTGEVLGSSDGTPNQAFAFANRPVVDESVWVDELATLSEAERTAVAESGVETAEQTDDEGAPTAFWVRWTRVDDFTESTDEDRHYVLDRIDGRLTFGDGTNGATPPPGEENVSTDYRTGGGAAGNVPAEAVEALVTAIPYVEGVWNPDTGGGGAEAETTPEAANRAARTLEDRNRAVTADDFERIAASASRELARVRCVPGMDRSNSPRAGWVTVLLVPRSTERRPTPNAEVTSVVADALRRHAPVPTTTAAGDPDANRITVRGPNYVEAGVDVTVAVDETVASSIAAVETAVTTRLTAFFHPLTGGPEGEGWAFGELPCLSDVYAALERVGGVDHVVSLTVTYHGSERGYTVADDERLPTVPPDTLVCSTAHTVQATRELTTNDESEDQT, from the coding sequence ATGACAGATAGTGAGACGCCGACGATAGACGGACGCCGACGCGCGGCACTGCGGGCCGCCGCCGCCGAACGGGCACGAAGTTACACCCCCGCGTGGGACCCCGACGAGGGAGACGTCGGAACCGCGGTCCTCGACCTGTTCGCGGAGATAACCGAGGACGTCCTCGAACGCGTGGACCGCGCGCCCGAGAAGCACCGCTTCGCGTTCTTCGACGCGTTGGCGTTCGACCGCGACCCGCCCCAACCGGCGAAACTCCCCCTCGTCTTCGACGTCGCTCCCGGACTCGACGCGAACGTCGGGATAACGCCCGGGACGCAAGCGCTCGCACCGCCACCCGGCGAGGGGTCCGAGATAACGTTCGAGATACCCGACGGAGCGGGGTTCGAGGCGACCCCAGCGCGACTCGACTCCGTGGTCAGCGTCAGTCCGGCCGACGACGCGATATTCGTGCATCACGACGCACTCGCGGACGAGGCGGAGACGAAGCTGTTCACCGGAGCAAACCGGCAGGAGCATCTGCTGTACGTCGGCCACGCGAACTTCTTCGAACTATCGACCGACACGGAGTTCGAGGTGACCGTCGAGGGTGTCGGGACGGGCGCGTTCGAATCGCTCGGCTGTCAGTTCTTCGGCGTGAAGGAGGTCGGCGGCGAGGAAGTCGAGGGGTGGCACTCGCTCGGGGAAACCGTGGACGGGACGGTGGAGACGGCCGACCTGAGCGATGGTGCCGAGGACGGCGTCCGGATTCGGTTCAAGCTGAGCGAGGCGGAGGCGGAGGCGTTCGCGGCGACGACGCTTCCGACGGACGAGTTGCGACTCGTCGGCGCGGAGGCCGAAGCCGCGGCGGCCGAGGCGGAAGCGGCGGAATCGCCGCCGGTGACGGACGTGGAGACGATGTGGATTCGGTTCGTGGGGCCACCGACCCTCGGCGACGCACTGTTCGAGGCGTCGGTGTCGAAGCTGACCCTGTCGCTCGTCGAATCGGACACCGGTGTGAAACCGCAGATGCTGCTAGCCAACGACGTACCGCTCTCGACGACGGGACCGATACGTCCGTTCGGAGAGATGCCGCTTCCGTTGGACACGTTCTACATCGCGTCCGACGAGGCGTTCTCGAAGACGGAGACGCCCGTCGAACTCGGGTTCGAGACGACGGACAGGCCGTCGCTCGCGGACCTCGCGCCGCCCGACTACTCGTGGGAGTACTGGAACGGGTCGGGGTGGGCGCGGTTGGAACTGAGCGAACGGAAAGAGGAGGTTGGCGAGGGGGCGGTTCGGTTCGTCGTCCCCGAGGACGCGGCGGCGACGTCCGTCTCGGGGCACGAACACCACTGGATTCGCGTTCGCCTCCTCGAGGACAACCCCATCCGGTTCCGACAGAAGAAAGACGATCAGGGCAACCCGGTCGACCCGGAGGAGTGGGAGATGATCCACGATGCGGTCCCGGAGTTCACGGGACTCGCTATCAGCTATCCAGAACCTACCGCCGCCGAGGAGGCGGTGAGTTCGAAGGCGAAAGAACCCGACCACGTGGTGGCCTTCAACAACCGCGGCTACGGCGCGGACGAGGCGAAGGGACTCTCCGCGGAGACGCAGGCGACGGCGATTCGCCCGTTCAGGCGACTCCCCGAGGCGCGGACGGCGGAACCGACGGAGGTACTCTATCTCGGCTTCGACGGACCGCTGGACGACGGACCGATACAACTGCTGTACTCGGCCGCCGACAAGCCGTATCCGGTACCGTTCTACCCGCGGGCGCGGTGGGAGTTCTGCGAGGACCCCGCAAGCGGGACGTGGACGCAACTCGACGCCGAGGACGGAACGGAAGGACTCCTGCAACGCGGTATCGTCTCGCTCGCGTTCCCGGAGGCGACGGAGGCGTTCGAGCGGTTCGGCCGGGTCCGCCACTGGATTCGCGCCCGGTTGGTCGGCGACCCGTTCGACGTGACCGTCACCGAGAACGCCGCCGTTCCGGGAGACGACCCACCGGACGAGGAATCGGCGATACAGATGCTCGTCGACCGGACGGAGAACGTCGTCGTCCTGGAGAACAGGGGAGCAAAGAGGTTCAACCTCGAACGGTTCTCGCTGTCCGTCGGCCCCGACTCGCCGTCGTCCGACCTGGCTGCGTCACTGGGTCCGAACGAATCGATAGCCGTTTCCATCTCGCGACCCACGGGTGCCGTCGAGTTGTACACGCCCGACTGGGAGTCCGTCCCGGTCAGCGTTCGGTACGAAGAGAGGGCGATAGACACGGTGGACACGACCGCGGAACGGAGTCTCCAAGAGGAATCTGCTGTCGACGGGGCCTTCGAGACGCCGAAACCGACGCCGGAACCGACTCCGACGCCGTGCGAGTCCCTCTCACCACGACTGTTGGAGACGGCGACGGAGGCGACGAGAGACCCGCCCTCGCTCCGCGGCATCTACCCCAACGCGGGGTGGGCGTACAACGTGGTGACCGTCACCGGCGAGGTTCTCGGTTCCAGTGACGGGACGCCGAACCAGGCGTTCGCGTTCGCGAACCGTCCGGTGGTCGACGAGTCCGTGTGGGTCGACGAACTGGCGACGCTCTCGGAGGCCGAACGAACGGCGGTAGCAGAGTCCGGGGTCGAAACGGCCGAACAGACCGACGACGAGGGTGCGCCGACGGCCTTCTGGGTTCGGTGGACGCGCGTGGACGACTTCACCGAATCCACAGACGAGGATCGACACTACGTCTTGGATCGAATCGACGGCCGCCTCACGTTCGGAGACGGGACGAACGGCGCGACGCCACCACCGGGCGAAGAGAACGTCAGCACCGACTACCGAACGGGCGGCGGTGCCGCGGGGAACGTCCCCGCCGAAGCGGTCGAAGCGTTGGTGACGGCGATTCCGTACGTGGAGGGCGTGTGGAACCCGGACACCGGTGGCGGAGGGGCCGAGGCAGAGACGACCCCGGAGGCGGCGAACCGTGCCGCCCGGACGCTGGAGGACCGGAACCGTGCGGTCACGGCCGACGACTTCGAGCGCATCGCCGCGTCGGCGTCCAGAGAACTGGCGCGCGTCCGGTGTGTCCCCGGGATGGACCGTTCGAACTCGCCTCGCGCCGGGTGGGTGACCGTACTGCTCGTGCCGCGGTCGACCGAACGCCGCCCCACTCCCAACGCCGAGGTGACATCCGTCGTCGCCGACGCCCTGCGTCGCCACGCCCCCGTACCGACGACGACGGCGGCGGGCGACCCGGACGCGAATCGAATCACCGTCCGCGGACCAAACTACGTGGAAGCCGGCGTCGACGTCACGGTCGCCGTAGACGAGACCGTCGCTAGCAGCATCGCCGCGGTGGAGACAGCAGTTACGACTCGACTGACGGCCTTCTTCCACCCGCTGACCGGAGGTCCCGAGGGCGAGGGGTGGGCGTTCGGAGAACTCCCCTGCCTCTCGGACGTGTACGCCGCCCTCGAACGGGTCGGCGGCGTGGACCACGTCGTCTCGCTGACGGTCACGTACCACGGGAGCGAACGGGGCTACACCGTCGCCGACGACGAGCGACTCCCCACCGTCCCGCCGGACACGTTAGTCTGTAGCACCGCGCACACCGTGCAGGCGACCCGCGAACTGACGACGAACGACGAGAGCGAGGACCA
- a CDS encoding GPW/gp25 family protein: protein MNREFLGTGWTFPVETTDAADVAVSTGETDIDEAIRIILGTAKGERVMRPDFGCGIHDFVFAAVNTATVTMIQTSVEEALRKWEPRIEVRDVSVDIDDIDRGRLLVSVEYRVRQTNATGNLVYPFYINE, encoded by the coding sequence ATGAATCGCGAGTTCCTCGGCACTGGGTGGACCTTCCCCGTCGAAACCACGGACGCCGCGGACGTGGCCGTCTCGACCGGTGAGACCGACATAGACGAGGCGATCAGAATCATCCTCGGCACGGCGAAGGGAGAGCGCGTCATGCGACCCGACTTCGGGTGCGGCATCCACGACTTCGTGTTCGCAGCCGTCAACACGGCGACGGTGACGATGATTCAGACGAGCGTGGAGGAGGCACTGCGGAAGTGGGAGCCGCGAATCGAGGTCAGAGACGTCTCCGTCGACATCGACGACATCGACCGGGGGCGACTGCTGGTGAGCGTGGAGTACAGGGTGCGGCAGACGAACGCCACCGGGAACCTCGTCTACCCGTTCTACATCAACGAGTGA
- a CDS encoding PAAR domain-containing protein: MPPAARVLDQTSHGTPLLGAGSPTVLIGGMPAWRAGADMHTCPLVLPSTTPHVGGVVAMGSTTVLINSMPAARQGDTIPEAGPPNTIAMGCPTVQIG; encoded by the coding sequence ATGCCACCAGCAGCACGCGTACTCGACCAGACCAGTCACGGAACACCGCTCCTCGGCGCGGGGAGTCCGACCGTCCTCATCGGCGGCATGCCCGCGTGGCGGGCCGGGGCGGACATGCACACGTGTCCGCTCGTCCTGCCGAGCACGACGCCGCACGTCGGCGGCGTCGTGGCGATGGGGAGCACGACGGTGCTCATAAACAGCATGCCCGCGGCGCGGCAGGGCGACACGATTCCGGAGGCCGGTCCCCCGAACACCATCGCGATGGGCTGTCCGACCGTCCAGATAGGGTGA
- a CDS encoding phage baseplate assembly protein V yields MSYSEFTDDVDDAIRGVATAIVTDNEDPEGMARVKVRYPWRNEDEQSYWARVARTMAGGDRGTYFHPEVDDEVLVAFEQGNIHYPYVIGALWSSAERPPEDNADGNNDVRMIRSRSGHQITLNDNGTAGKVEITTNAGHSILLDDASGSEKIVVADKSGQNTVELDSTSGAINVSSGATVSVESKLIDIKGQGNVTVEAGGILTLKGSLVKIN; encoded by the coding sequence GTGAGCTACAGCGAATTCACCGACGACGTCGACGACGCCATTCGCGGCGTCGCGACAGCTATCGTCACCGACAACGAGGACCCCGAGGGGATGGCGCGGGTGAAAGTGCGGTACCCGTGGCGCAACGAGGACGAACAGAGCTACTGGGCGCGCGTCGCCCGGACGATGGCCGGAGGGGACCGCGGCACGTACTTCCACCCGGAGGTGGACGACGAGGTGCTCGTCGCCTTCGAACAGGGCAACATCCACTACCCGTACGTCATCGGTGCGCTGTGGAGTTCCGCCGAGCGACCGCCCGAGGACAACGCGGACGGCAACAACGACGTGCGGATGATTCGCTCCCGGAGCGGTCACCAGATTACGCTGAACGACAACGGCACGGCCGGCAAAGTCGAGATTACGACGAACGCCGGTCACTCGATACTCCTCGACGACGCCAGCGGAAGCGAGAAAATCGTCGTCGCCGACAAGAGCGGACAGAACACCGTCGAACTCGACTCGACCAGCGGAGCCATCAACGTCTCTAGCGGGGCGACGGTGAGCGTCGAGTCGAAGCTTATCGACATCAAGGGACAGGGCAACGTCACCGTCGAAGCCGGCGGAATTCTGACGTTGAAAGGCTCACTCGTCAAGATAAACTGA
- a CDS encoding phage late control D family protein → MSLADVREKYGDFYVPRFVVEAGDTTFTEASGVVSQLSVSTSVDSAERFSFSLNNLYDQESREFEGIDWGLIDSDSPVTVSLGYGDTLVPMVVGTVESAEPKFPADGVPTVDVSGYGRLHELMTGTNTETWDRDTVEDRVTDSNVVRKVLERGGYGFSKVVIDETDLEFPRIVQDNKTDYQFVKQRAKRYNYEVFVTTDAFHFREPREDRSADFELAYGESLRSFSPRLNRARDVSRVNVRWNDRNGREVIEGSAEGADPNGDARDLRMPVESPAEAETVAASEAARIRQGRLTGRGETIGVPELVAGITVELDGVTETFNGRYYVESADHQISTSGYTTTFQVRKRKGGTT, encoded by the coding sequence ATGAGTCTCGCCGACGTGCGCGAGAAGTACGGCGACTTCTACGTTCCCCGATTCGTCGTCGAAGCGGGGGATACCACGTTCACCGAAGCCAGCGGCGTCGTCTCACAGTTGTCCGTGAGCACGAGCGTCGACAGCGCCGAGCGGTTCTCGTTCTCGTTGAACAACCTGTACGACCAGGAGAGCCGAGAGTTCGAGGGCATCGACTGGGGGCTGATAGACTCGGACAGCCCCGTGACCGTCTCGTTGGGGTACGGCGACACGCTCGTACCGATGGTCGTCGGAACCGTCGAGTCCGCGGAGCCGAAGTTCCCGGCGGACGGCGTGCCCACCGTCGACGTGAGCGGCTACGGCCGCCTGCACGAACTCATGACGGGGACGAACACGGAGACGTGGGACCGTGATACGGTCGAGGACCGTGTGACCGACTCGAACGTCGTGAGGAAGGTGCTCGAACGTGGCGGCTACGGCTTCAGCAAGGTGGTGATAGACGAAACCGACCTGGAGTTCCCCCGCATCGTCCAGGACAACAAGACCGACTACCAGTTCGTCAAACAGCGCGCGAAGCGGTACAACTACGAGGTGTTCGTCACCACCGACGCGTTCCACTTCCGCGAACCCCGCGAGGACAGGTCAGCAGACTTCGAACTCGCGTACGGCGAGTCGTTGCGGTCGTTCTCGCCGCGGCTCAACCGAGCGCGCGACGTGAGCCGAGTGAACGTCCGGTGGAACGACCGGAACGGACGGGAGGTCATCGAAGGGTCGGCCGAGGGGGCGGACCCGAACGGCGACGCCCGGGACCTTCGGATGCCCGTCGAGTCGCCGGCGGAGGCGGAGACCGTTGCGGCGTCCGAAGCCGCGCGCATCCGTCAGGGCCGCCTCACCGGACGGGGCGAGACCATCGGCGTGCCCGAACTCGTCGCCGGAATCACCGTCGAACTCGACGGCGTGACCGAGACGTTCAACGGGCGGTACTACGTCGAGAGCGCAGACCACCAGATCAGTACGAGCGGATACACGACCACGTTCCAGGTCAGAAAGCGGAAGGGAGGAACGACGTGA
- a CDS encoding CIS tube protein — translation MPDGTDSNLVKAVVVAGGEEIPVRFNPTEYNLDKSISYADQSLPGFTSPVTQFTSGEAETLSMELFFDAYEEDERDVRTYTDRVRGLLEVDGDLHAPPICRFVWGGLDFKSVLQSANTRFTMFLPTGVPVRARMDVTFKEYRPPGEQAEQVRRSSADKTKLRRVTEEETLWLLADAEYGDPTRWRPIAEANDIDNPRRLRPGDRLVVPRVEP, via the coding sequence ATGCCCGACGGAACGGACTCGAACCTGGTGAAGGCCGTCGTCGTCGCCGGCGGCGAGGAGATTCCCGTCCGGTTCAACCCGACGGAGTACAACCTCGACAAGTCGATTTCGTACGCCGACCAGTCGCTCCCGGGGTTCACCTCGCCCGTAACGCAGTTCACGAGCGGTGAGGCGGAGACACTCTCGATGGAGTTGTTCTTCGACGCCTACGAGGAGGACGAACGGGACGTTCGGACGTACACCGACCGCGTGCGGGGGTTGCTGGAAGTGGACGGCGACCTGCACGCGCCGCCCATCTGCCGGTTCGTCTGGGGCGGACTCGACTTCAAGTCCGTCCTCCAGAGCGCGAACACGCGCTTTACGATGTTCCTGCCGACCGGCGTGCCGGTCCGCGCGCGGATGGATGTGACGTTCAAGGAGTACAGACCGCCCGGCGAACAGGCCGAACAGGTCCGTCGGAGTTCGGCCGACAAGACGAAACTGCGCCGGGTGACCGAAGAGGAGACGCTGTGGTTGCTCGCCGACGCGGAGTACGGCGACCCGACGCGGTGGCGACCCATCGCGGAGGCGAACGACATCGACAACCCGCGCCGCCTCCGACCCGGAGACAGACTCGTGGTGCCGCGGGTGGAGCCGTAG